A segment of the Rattus rattus isolate New Zealand chromosome 4, Rrattus_CSIRO_v1, whole genome shotgun sequence genome:
GCTCttggtgaggcaggagagggaaagTGTTCATTGACGCTGAAATGTGCGCTCTGGGTGGGAAGGAATTCTTCATTTTCCTGTCCCGCTGCAGGACTTACATGTACTCTGATCAAAGCCCCGAGGGCTGTGTTCACCCTGCCCCTCGGTTGAGTCCCAGCTGCGTGCTCACTGTTTGCTATTCGGCAGTACAGAGGGgcaatgattttatttgtttgtgcttTTCAAGTATACGTCAAGTGGCTCAGTCACAACCCGCACAGGTCCAGGGATGCCCGAGGCCGGGTTTTTGGAGCTTTTCGTTGCTATAGCATAGTCGTCCGGCTTTGAACTTAGTAACTCAGCTGAGCAGCGCTCAAGGTGCGGACCTTAAAAGCTAAACTCGGTGTGTGAGGTCCGGTAACCGCCTTTCCTAGGCTTCTGCCAGACAGACAACCCTAAACTTCGTGCCGGGGTTTGAGGGTTTAAGCAGGGGCTTGACTCCAAGGGGCTTCCTTTAACcctttgaagggctggagaggcacCCCTTTTCCTGGAGTCAAGGTCCAGTGTTGTGGCTGCCACACTGTTCTGATCCAGCTCTGTTTCAGTGGGTCCCTGCGGATGTGCTTGGCTGTGGCCCCAGGAGCACTAGATCTGAAGTTGGCCTCTTAGAAAATGCATTTGAGAGGAGTCTAACTAGCTATATGAGGGAGTCTGGCTTCCACTGGCCATGAACTCTCCAGTAGAGCCAGCACACCAGAACCTGGACGCTCTAGGAAGCTGTGGCCCCGGAAGGGGAGCGCGGGCCGCGGGATGGTGACTGCTAACTCTAACATCACTAAAGCAAGGGAGAGGTAGGCGTAGGTAGGGAACACTGACACCTGGAATGGGACTTCTTAGAGATTCAttctgaaagaaaagcaaagaattttttttcttcccaaagcTCCGGGTTCCCCCCAAACGCCAGGGGAACATTGAGCTTTTCCCTGCTGGCACGATCTTAGTGCTTTAGGAGGGAAGTCCGGCCCACTCGGGAAAATACAGAAGGCTGGGGAACTTCTCTGCCGCTCTCTGGACACCTAAAGAACTCATGGTCCTGAACTAGCATAGGACGGAGCCCAGGCAAAGAAGCTTTGAGAAGAAATGAGACCCTAATTTCCGTGGATCGCGACAGGAGAGACCCACCAGCCGGGGGATTCCTATGCAGGCTGGCCGGGATACCACCTCTGAGGGACGGGTGCGCTTAGGTGGATTCTGGTGTCCGCTTCCTAATGTTTTTCCCCAAATTCACCAGATAGACCCTAAGGCTCTCCAGGTGAGACAGATCCCCGAACCATCGGGGCGTGCCCAGTGCCCAGCTCAGCTTCCCAGGGCGCCTAACGAGGGCCGCTGCTGCCCCCTGGCGTCCACCCCGAGCCCCGACATGACGGTGAAAGGCCTGCTGGGTGCTCCACACCACCAGCTCCTACCCGCCTGGGGCAGGAGAAGCTGCCCCAAACTCCCAACCAGGCCTCCGTGCCGGGACCTccacatcttcttcctcctccactgaaCCCTGGCTGCGCGGATGCGTGTGGAGGGAAGATACACGCGGGGACCAGCCAGGGACCCGAGCACAGATGAAAGTGGAGGGGTTCGGTCATGTGTGGACAGTAGCGGGGCTCCATGGAATGGGTAGTGAGAAGTCCCGGAGGAAGCAAGGCCCAGGAGAAGTAAGGGACCCACGAAGGGCACAGACCAGCTGCTCTGGCTGGGGACAGCAGCGGGTCGCGCGCCAAGCAGGAACGGGACCCTTAAAGCTCGGCGAAAATGCCCTCGGCGCCGCGGGGACGGACAAGATGGGGGAGGTGCCCCCACAGTGCGCCAGCGGGGTGGGTTCAGCTCCCAAGGAAAGCTCCGGCCTCCTCCCGGAGCTGGAGGGTGGATTCGAGCTCGGGAATTCGGGGTGGCCTGGATCCCCCGAATGCTTTCAACTTTTTTTGTGGTAGTCTAGGGGTTCTTGGAGGCCTTGGTTAGAAAACTCTCCTCCCCGGCCGCTGCGCACACTCAGAACGCGGCGCGCTGCGTAATCAAGCCGCAGCCCAGCCGCAGAGAAAAGACACTAAATAAAGCAACTGTACCACGGAGAGGATGCTTAAAACCCAAAACTTCTGCGGCGGAGCAGCGGCTGGCCGTATTTAAATGACCCGGTGCCACTGCACCTCAGCTACCAGTCAGGCCCAGGGAGGCGCTCAGAGCCTCCCCAACCCGGCCATCAGCCCTCCGGCCCTCTTGCGGCCGAATCCCACCCTGTCCTCTCAGGACCCGGAGCCTGGGCCCACGGACTGCAGTGCAAGGCTGCCTGGGGACCATTCCGGGATGCCAGCCCGGGTCCCCGGAGCCCGGAGGTGGCAGCTATGTGTCCAGGGCGCTCAGGGCGTCTCCCTGCCGCTGATCTCTGGGCCCCGGGCTTCTCCGGGCGCAGCTCGCGGTGCCCAAGCCCGACCGTTCTCTCGATTCCCGTTTCGGGGTCTCCGGGACCGTGGCCGCCGGTGGCGCCGCTGCGCCCCGCAAACCCACCCAGAGCCAGTGCGGCAGTGCCACCCCGCGCGTGGCTGCCTGGCGTGGAGTCTAAACCTGGGCCTGGCTTCGGGCAAACGTggctgcgtgtgcatgtgtgtgcggggTCGGCGTGGGTGCCGGAGCTGGGGGGTGGTAGGGGCTGCCACCCAGTCCCGGCCGGGGCGGCGTACAGTAGCGCGCGGGGGCGCGCGGGCCAATTCCAGGAGCGCGGCAGCCGGCCGCGCCCAGCCTGATACCGGAAAGGCCTGTGATTGGCCGTCGGTCTCCCCTATGCAAACGAGCTGAGGGAATGGAATTCCTCGGGCCGGGCTTACAGTAAGAGCACGTTCATTTCCAGGCACTCTCATTCATAGAGCCAGCGGGCGCGGGCAGGACGGGCGCCCCGCGGCCGGACCCAGCCAGGGCACCACGCCGCCCGGCCCCGCGGCTGGCACTTCCATCCTGAGCTACCGGAGACGCAAGAAAGTCACCCTTTGCGGCTCTTCTTAGATCTGCGTTGGAcctccttgttttccttttctttttgtttttcctttcttacttttgAATGAACCGGCGTCTAGGCTTTGGATGTTTCAACTTTTCTCCTGGCTGTAAACTTTTCTCCGATTGTTTCTTTTGACAACTGCGGGAGAAAGTGTTCCGGGCTTCCAGGCGAGCGGTGAAGTTGCGTGTGCGTGGCAGGGTGCGTGGGAGTGAGCGTGTGTAACTCGAGTCTACTGGTCTACGGCGCCTCCTCCCAGGCCCGCTCCACCTGCTGCGGTTACACGGTGCTCGCTCGTGGGTATTTGTGCGCCCCAGCAGAAAACCAGCCAGCGCCGGGCGACGTTGGAGGAAGATCATCTTGCTACTGCCAGAGTCTGGGCTGACTCACTCAACCAATGTAGACAGTGGCTGACTTCCGAAGAGTGCAAGtccgcctgtgtgtgtgtgacccaacTGCGGCTCAACTCCCACCAAACCACAGGATCAGCCACAAACTTAACCATCGTTCCCAAACCAGAGTCCTCAGCTGTGGGAAGCTCTACCCTGAGTGTCAtcgaatttgattttttttttttttttttaagattagctAGAGATCTTCGTAAAGTACTGACCATTTATTTGGCCAGAATTTATTGAGAGAATAATGACAAGTGCTTCTATCCCAGCCTTCTAACTACTGAAGCTGATTTTCAaggctacttaaaaaaaaaaaactgcggCGAACATTAATGGATTTCTGTTGTGTTTAAATTCTCTACAGAttgtattgtaaatattttatgaagtagatcatgtgtatatatctatatatacgaGCACATACATTAGTAGCACAATCTTTGAAAGTTGGCGGCTCTCGCTTTTGAGAAACGAAGTGAGTTTTTCATGGTAAGAGGGGCGCTCTGTATGGAAGACACTCCcaagttttgtattttgttgagaCTTTAAACAAAACTGACCcgcaagaaagaaaaacaaactgacaggcaatgaACTGCTGGAACTTCcaaatctagtttttttttttttttctggtcatttttttaattctgcGCATAAATATTTTAGGACGCGTACGGGAATTTTGCCTCCGGGACCGTTTGTAATAGCCAAAGACTGAACTCCAAACTCTGAAAGCGAGGCTCCTTGGGGCATTTGACTTTGAATTCTGGGTTGCCCACTTTTCATTGCACTAATCGGCCAGTTGCTAACCCTGCCTGGGTGTAAGGCCGATCCGCGTAACTAGATCTCAGTCCGGGACTGGTGGTAATTTAGTCTCCTGCTACCCCCACAACCCTCCGGTAGTAATAAAGGCTCCTGAACTTGTATGTTGGTCTCCCGGGAGCAGCTTGCAGAAGATCCGAGTCCCTGTCGCCGTCTAGTAGGAGCTGTTTTCAGGGTCCTTACTCAATCGGCTTGTTGTGATGCGTATCCCCGTAGATGCCAGCACGAGCCGCCGCTTCACGCCGCCTTCCACCGCGCTGAGCCCCGGCAAGATGAGCGAGGCGCTGCCGCTGGGCGCCCCGGACGGCGGCGCCGCCCTGGCCAGCAAGCTGAGGAGCGGCGACCGCAGCATGGTGGAGGTACTAGCTGACCACCCCGGCGAGCTAGTCCGCACCGACAGCCCCAACTTCCTCTGCTCCGTGCTGCCCACTCACTGGCGCTGCAACAAGACCCTGCCCATCGCTTTCAAGGTACTCCTGTCTAGAGAGGGTGGCGGGAGGAGCAGGTGGAGGCCGGCCGCTGGCCAGAGTGAGCCTAGGGGGCAGAGGCGAAGGCGGCTTCTAGAGAAGGGCGCTGCCTGTACAAGCCTCTGGTCGGTCCTTCTCACTGAGTTTgggatggggggggaggatgCTGCGTTGCCGTGGCGACCCTCGGGAGGGACCCACCTTAGCCACCCGCAGAGGTATCCAAGAGagagttttggtttttggttttttgggggtttttttgtttttttatttttttttaagataatccCAGAACATCTGCCAAGGACCTTCCTTATCTTTGCTACGAAATTAGAAAAAGTTAGAACCTTGAAGCGGGCCAGTCCATCTTCCTTAGTTAGGCTCCCTGGACCTCTGGATGGACACCCAGACCGTTTCGTATCTCTCAAATGAAGGCAtcgggaaataaaataaaagatgcttTACTATCTTCCGGTCAGTAAAAATAAACCAAGGGGACGCCAGggatcccaccccccaccccgctggtttgtttgtttggtttttttttttaaccgccCTATAGGATTCGGATTCAGCGTGTCCAAAGTCCGCGGCAGGCGTAGTTAAGTTTGCCAAAGTCCGGAGGAGTTTTTCGAGCCTGTAGCCTGCTCCTGCCAGAAGCCGCTAGTAGTGAATCCTGTTGCTTTTTCTGGAACCCTCCAGAATATTATGGCTGGCTCACCTAAATTAAGCCCCAGGCAAGAAAGGTGACGAGGTGTCTTCCGACACCTGGAAAGGTCCGGTCGAGCAGCTTTTCTGTTAGAGGAAGGGGCCGGGTAGACGCGGCCACTTCAGGTGGGCAGCTCACGTCGCTCTGGTCGCTTTTCACCCTGATCTCGCCCTGGCTTTGAGTTGCCACTAAAACTTGGCCTTCAGAAGCGATGTATAAACAACCTCGggcggtttaaaaaaaaaaacaaccaccccACTCCtctggcagggagctggaggAATTCAGATTCTCCTCTTTGGTCTTCTTCGGGGTAGGTTTTAAAAGCTACAGCGGAAAGCAAATTGACTCTGTCAAGTTGCGTTCTTTTAAAAGGCTAATGAAGGCGGGGGACCCAAGCCGTAAAGTGAAgctgcttccccccccccttttttttcaatttagcTGAATAATTGTCTCATTTAGGAGGgagaataatttaatttaatttaagctTTTCGTAGTCCCAGGCCTCAGCTGGATCTTGATCTAATTACAATGAATAACGCTCACTTTTTGAAAAGTGCTATCCGGGGTTCCTTAATTTAATGCTAAAAACACcgtccacattttaaaaatcacagaagtAGAATTTGCAACCAACTTTGTCTACAGAAGTGCCGGCCTCTGCCGCTGTTTTGAAAGCAACATTTTTAAAGGGGGTAGTGTGTGGGGCTGAGAGTCAGAAGGGGAGCCAGGCACTtggtttttccttcccttccagttGTTAGAGAATCCACCCCAAttcctttagaaaaacaaatttagcTGCTGTTGTCTTCGGTTTACCCCGAGAGAGAACAGACTGGGCTGGCCCTAAGGTCActttcagagaacagagagatgTCAGGCTTATTGTAGTCAACCAAAGGGCCATTTAAGGTAGATTTCCCTGTGCAGCTGAGCTAAGGGGACTTGGGGAAGAAATTGGGGCCTTCTCTGAGCTgccttgctgttgctgttgctgttgctgttgttgctgctgctgctgctgttctgccAGGGAGTCCTAGTTTGTCACTAAatggttgatttttaaaatggtcTTCAGGAGTTGAAGTGATACAGTCTTGAGCCACCACCACGgaaatgtttttttgttgttgttgttttttttttttttttaaagaacgaAAGGCCATACATATTGCTTTtacaaaccacaaaaaaaaaattccttttaacaaaaataatcactGCCGTAGAGACTCTCTTTTACAGATGATTTTGGGAAACCCGCTTCTTAAAGAGTCTCAGTGTGTTTTCCTGAGTGACAGCCCAGTAGCTATGACAAAGGTCACGGTGGACAGGGAAGTTGAAAACTCAGACCTCTGGATTAATATCTGTCACCACCTCTGCAGTCCCACAGAGGGAGGGCTGCTCCAAGGAGTTCAGCACCCTGCTGACCTCAGTCAGTAGATAGAATTTGCGGAGGGAAAGGAGGTTTAAGGGTTGAGTTTAAGAGGAAGCTGTACTCCAAAACAGACAGCATCCTTGCTGTATTTGTTCTGGGTCCCTGGTCCCTCTGTGTGCCAGTCCCTACCAAACACACTGAGGTGGGTTCTACCGGAAAAGGTTGTTCACATTCACATTTAAATTAAGACCCAGGCATCTCTTTAGGGGTTAATCCTGCAGGAATTATCCTATCCCCTGAGATAAAAATCAGATCATGGGAAGCAGTGTGTTCAGATCATGGGGAGAGCATCTTCCAGAATCTGCTGAAGTTTTGTTAAGTCCTCCGCTTCAATCTTCAGAATTGTCAAGAGATTTAAAATCACGAATTCCTTGAAAATAGATTAAAATGTTGCTCATGGTCCTCCTACCATCTACCCCTCTCTGCACCTGCACACCAGACCTTTTAGCACAGAGAAATTGTTTCAATGCTGAGAGATTGGGAAGTCTGCTACATTCTAAGCAGTGTTTGCAGGTGCTGCCTACAAAGTGGCTTAGGTAACTTGCAATAGATTTTGTAACACTGTACTAGTATAgtttgtttagtccctggtacACCGGAGCACAAAGATAGAAACATACCTTCAGCCAGGAAGTTCAAAGACCATGGGTGCTGATGGAGTAtgcttttcataaaaataaataaataaatataattctgGCAGGAAGACCACAATCCCTAGCTATGCATTAAATGTCATCTCAGATAAATTATACATTCCACTCCACGGCCTCTTTGAAACTCAGGAAGATTAAGAAATTTGCAGTAAATAAATTGCTAACTTTAACTTCAGCCTCTAAAATTGTTGGAAAATGCCAGTTTCAAACTGAGAACCGGCTAGCCAAGAGCAGTGCTGGGAAGTCCTTAGAGCGGAGAGGGCAGCTGATATTTTGCCCAACTTCCTGATACTTGAAGAAGAGAGAAGTTCAACAAAATATGAGCTATCTTTGGCCAGCAAGTCCCTTCTTGTCTGTTTGGTCTGTGCTAAACGTAAATGTTTCTCTCCCTTACTTATTGTTTATGGCTTTGTACTGCAGATGCCGCTTCGCATTTCTGtttgaagtttgattttttttttcctctcatccTTTTTACAATCATTTCTCATTAACAAAACCTATATCCAATCGGAGGACATTTTAGCTTTATATAAAACAACAGTAACACTAATAACCTAGCCTAAGTGCGCTTGTCATTGGTTTAAGCACGGTGTTAAATGTCCCTGGATTTAGTTTTGTTTCCTTCCCTACTCCTTCAAAACTCTTTGgagataag
Coding sequences within it:
- the LOC116898976 gene encoding uncharacterized protein LOC116898976; amino-acid sequence: MTRCHCTSATSQAQGGAQSLPNPAISPPALLRPNPTLSSQDPEPGPTDCSARLPGDHSGMPARVPGARRWQLCVQGAQGVSLPLISGPRASPGAARGAQARPFSRFPFRGLRDRGRRWRRCAPQTHPEPVRQCHPARGCLAWSLNLGLASGKRGCVCMCVRGRRGCRSWGVVGAATQSRPGRRTVARGGARANSRSAAAGRAQPDTGKACDWPSVSPMQTS